Proteins from a genomic interval of Hornefia porci:
- a CDS encoding DUF4315 family protein has translation MTNNKINRIDKDIQKTREKITEYQNRLKELQMQKTEAENLEIVQMVRSMRLTPQELSDLLKSDPIPGIATVTPDEEEKEDPDDEA, from the coding sequence ATGACGAACAACAAAATAAACCGCATTGACAAAGACATCCAAAAGACCCGTGAGAAGATCACGGAGTACCAGAACCGATTAAAAGAGCTGCAAATGCAGAAGACCGAGGCGGAAAACCTTGAGATCGTCCAGATGGTGCGCTCCATGCGTCTGACCCCGCAGGAGCTTTCTGACCTGCTGAAAAGTGATCCGATCCCCGGCATTGCCACGGTCACCCCGGACGAGGAAGAAAAGGAGGATCCCGATGATGAAGCGTAA
- a CDS encoding DUF6050 family protein encodes MTRSEILKEFFKKTVLTVLVAVLLFYWGTLLFVKDGKIDYFLVGLFCGIPFGIRRMFLWLVPSAQSSLTFTVGVIALNFIVGGMIGFVVLAWRLVVAAWYIPLTIYRLLNTGKAGE; translated from the coding sequence TTGACACGTTCGGAGATCCTGAAAGAGTTTTTTAAGAAAACCGTATTGACCGTCCTTGTTGCCGTGCTCCTGTTCTACTGGGGGACCCTGCTCTTTGTCAAAGACGGGAAGATCGATTATTTTCTTGTAGGTCTTTTCTGCGGGATCCCTTTCGGCATCCGGCGAATGTTTCTCTGGCTTGTTCCCTCCGCACAGAGCAGCCTTACCTTTACTGTCGGCGTTATCGCCTTAAACTTTATCGTCGGCGGCATGATCGGTTTTGTTGTGCTGGCGTGGCGGCTGGTGGTTGCCGCATGGTACATCCCGCTGACTATTTACCGGCTGCTGAACACCGGGAAAGCAGGTGAGTAA
- a CDS encoding YodL domain-containing protein, protein MPYSAYDNDRLDAAHTMKIDRTVYFETDAGDIAPLAALPPEQLQQRREESAAAEQTIYEELRKQAARWEQQAGNTALLDRALTYVRTPAAEHTSNEWKQTDYDWHTRSNMVYQMNYHIYENTRYDREQQKSVPYSWSLTWGVRTNGPDKGQNVRIAGQDRKTFADKAAMEKYLAGRIKAYDHLFTELSPVIPKGYVQPFKVNGLLLPGYTVEGEEAEKAPEAEKQPEPEAAAPVQTETVAEPPATKPVVSLVISAKDPAGRMKEITDRLEDGIREIFDSEKYAEYLRAMSRFHNYSFNNTILIAMQGGTLVKGYSQWEKEFERHVKPGEKGIKIIAPAPFKVKQEVKKLDPKTRQPVIGADGKPVMEEKEVTIPAYKVVTVFDVSQTEGKELPTIGADTLTGDVEHFKDVLAALEKVSPVPIAFEDIKGDAHGFYSLQGKRIAIQEGMSQIQTLKTAIHEIAHAKLHDIDLNAPKEEREDLPDQRTREVQAESVAYTVCQHYGLDTSDYSFGYVAGWSSGREMEELKSSLETIRSTAAEIINGIDARIAGLQKEQEQDQEAVYLLDSGEYLHVQTSEEGYDYTLYDKDYRSLDGGQLDAPSLSLTEARDEILTLLDRGSAKTQVADLSDFEEAKEAAEDGAFTIYQLKREDATREYRFEPYDRLHAAGLAVDPAHYEPVYSGPMTPGMTLDAIYTRFNIDHPKDFKGHSLSVSDVVVMQQGGQSTAHYVDSFGYRQVPEFLQPENYLKNAEMSTEQNYNMIDGRMNNTPTVSELEAKAKAGEVISLAELATAIHAEKGQGRGQEEKPSIRAQLKQYKDQTADRKKAAKTRSHELEV, encoded by the coding sequence ATGCCGTACAGTGCATACGATAATGACCGGCTGGATGCCGCTCATACCATGAAGATCGACCGCACCGTATATTTTGAAACGGATGCCGGGGACATTGCCCCGCTTGCCGCTTTGCCGCCTGAACAGCTTCAACAGCGGCGCGAGGAAAGCGCGGCGGCGGAGCAGACCATCTATGAAGAACTCAGAAAACAGGCCGCCCGATGGGAACAGCAGGCAGGAAATACCGCTCTTCTTGACCGGGCCCTCACCTATGTAAGGACGCCCGCCGCAGAACACACTTCCAACGAATGGAAACAGACAGACTACGACTGGCACACCCGCAGCAACATGGTCTATCAGATGAACTACCACATCTATGAGAACACCCGCTATGACCGGGAGCAGCAAAAGTCCGTCCCGTATTCATGGAGCCTGACGTGGGGCGTCCGCACCAACGGACCGGACAAGGGGCAAAACGTGAGGATCGCCGGGCAGGACAGAAAGACCTTTGCGGACAAGGCCGCTATGGAGAAATACCTGGCCGGACGGATCAAGGCCTATGACCACCTGTTTACGGAACTTTCCCCGGTCATTCCCAAAGGATACGTGCAGCCATTCAAGGTAAACGGCCTGCTCCTACCGGGCTATACCGTGGAGGGCGAGGAAGCAGAAAAAGCGCCGGAAGCGGAGAAACAGCCGGAGCCGGAAGCTGCCGCCCCGGTGCAGACTGAAACGGTGGCAGAGCCGCCCGCAACCAAGCCCGTTGTTTCGCTTGTCATTTCCGCGAAAGACCCCGCAGGCCGTATGAAGGAGATCACGGACAGGCTGGAAGATGGCATCCGGGAGATCTTCGACAGCGAGAAGTACGCGGAATATCTCAGGGCTATGTCCAGGTTCCACAATTACAGCTTCAACAATACGATCCTGATCGCCATGCAGGGCGGGACGCTGGTAAAAGGCTATTCCCAATGGGAAAAGGAGTTTGAGCGCCATGTAAAGCCCGGCGAGAAAGGCATCAAGATCATTGCCCCTGCCCCGTTCAAGGTAAAGCAGGAAGTAAAGAAGCTCGATCCCAAGACAAGGCAGCCGGTGATCGGCGCGGACGGAAAGCCCGTCATGGAGGAAAAGGAGGTCACGATCCCCGCTTACAAGGTGGTGACGGTGTTCGATGTTTCCCAGACCGAGGGGAAGGAACTGCCGACCATCGGGGCAGATACCCTGACCGGCGACGTGGAGCATTTCAAGGATGTGCTTGCCGCACTGGAAAAAGTTTCACCCGTCCCCATCGCCTTTGAGGACATCAAGGGAGATGCCCACGGCTTTTACAGCCTGCAAGGCAAGCGGATCGCCATTCAGGAGGGCATGAGCCAGATCCAGACCCTGAAAACCGCGATCCATGAGATCGCCCATGCCAAGCTCCACGACATTGACTTAAATGCCCCAAAGGAGGAACGGGAGGATCTGCCCGATCAGCGCACCCGTGAGGTGCAGGCCGAAAGCGTTGCCTATACCGTCTGCCAGCACTACGGGCTGGACACGTCGGATTACTCTTTCGGTTATGTGGCCGGTTGGAGCAGCGGGCGGGAAATGGAAGAACTCAAAAGCTCCCTTGAAACGATCCGCTCTACCGCCGCCGAGATCATCAACGGCATTGACGCCCGGATCGCAGGGCTGCAAAAGGAGCAGGAACAGGATCAGGAAGCAGTCTACCTTTTGGACAGCGGAGAATACCTTCATGTACAGACCAGTGAGGAAGGCTACGACTATACGCTGTATGACAAGGATTATCGATCACTGGACGGCGGACAGCTTGATGCGCCCTCTCTGTCGCTGACAGAGGCCCGTGATGAGATCCTTACCCTACTGGACCGCGGATCGGCAAAAACGCAGGTCGCGGACCTGTCCGACTTTGAAGAAGCAAAAGAAGCTGCGGAGGACGGCGCCTTTACCATCTATCAGCTAAAGCGTGAGGACGCCACAAGGGAGTACCGCTTTGAGCCGTATGACCGCCTCCACGCGGCGGGGCTTGCCGTCGATCCGGCACACTATGAGCCGGTCTATTCCGGTCCCATGACGCCGGGGATGACGCTGGACGCCATCTACACCCGTTTCAACATCGACCATCCTAAGGACTTCAAAGGACACAGCCTTTCCGTTTCGGATGTGGTCGTCATGCAGCAGGGAGGCCAAAGCACCGCTCATTACGTGGACAGCTTCGGGTACAGGCAGGTGCCGGAGTTCTTGCAGCCGGAAAACTATCTCAAAAATGCGGAGATGTCCACGGAGCAGAATTACAACATGATCGACGGCAGGATGAACAATACGCCCACAGTAAGCGAGCTGGAAGCAAAGGCAAAGGCCGGTGAGGTCATTTCCCTGGCCGAGCTTGCCACGGCGATCCATGCAGAGAAAGGACAAGGCCGGGGACAGGAGGAAAAGCCCTCGATCCGGGCACAGCTCAAACAGTACAAGGATCAGACCGCCGATAGGAAAAAGGCGGCGAAAACCAGATCTCATGAATTGGAGGTATGA
- a CDS encoding plasmid mobilization protein, which produces MNGRKRTVQIKFRVTKEERAMIEEKMKLIPTQNMAAYLRKMAIDGYVIQVDHSDIKEMTAQIQKIGVNINQIAHRANATGSVYQEDIEEIKGVLAEIWRLQRSNLLKAR; this is translated from the coding sequence ATGAACGGCAGAAAAAGAACAGTGCAGATCAAGTTCCGCGTGACAAAGGAAGAACGCGCCATGATCGAGGAAAAGATGAAGCTGATCCCCACACAAAACATGGCCGCCTACCTTAGGAAAATGGCGATCGACGGCTATGTGATCCAGGTAGATCACAGCGACATCAAGGAAATGACTGCCCAGATACAGAAGATCGGCGTCAATATCAATCAGATCGCCCATCGGGCCAATGCCACGGGCAGCGTGTATCAGGAGGATATAGAGGAGATCAAGGGGGTGCTTGCTGAGATATGGCGGTTACAAAGATCAAACCTGTTAAAAGCACGTTGA
- a CDS encoding DNA topoisomerase 3, giving the protein MKLIIAEKPSVAAAYAAALDVRERKDGYIEGGGYLISWCIGHLVGLSEAAAYGEQYRKWSYDTLPILPKEWQYTVAKDKDKRFNILKELMHRTDVSEVVNACDAGREGELIFRFVYEMAGCTRPMKRLWLSSMEEDAIREGFSNLKDGADYEALYASALCRAKADWIIGINATRLFSCLYHHTLNVGRVQTPTLKMLVDRDAAITGFQKEPYYHVCLALDGAEAVSERIREKEKAEGLKTACERSQAVCTTLTREKKTLAPPKLFDLTLLQREANKIYGYTAKQTLDLAQALYEKRLLTYPRTDSNYLTDDMEGTAADIIELVGVKLPFMSGAVFTPEISRLLDSKRVSDHHAIIPTMALAKADPGALSESERNILFLVGARLLMAAAEPHVYEAVTAVFSCAGAEFTAKGRVVLSEGWKGIEKRFRTSLKKVPDAEDDEAVLELPSFTEGQSFDAPPVRITEHETKPPKPHTEDTLLSAMERAGNEETDEDAERRGLGTPATRAAIIEKLVASGFVQRKGRQLIPTKNGYNLIAVLPDTLTSAHLTAEWENALLLIARGKADPDAFLSGIETMTRELIKAHPFLTGDEAKRFQGERKVVGKCPRCGADVFEGRKNYYCADKGCAFVMWKDDRFFSDRKVIFSEKIAADLLKSGRAKVKKLYSPKTGKTYDGTVLLADIGGKYVNYKVAIERDRELS; this is encoded by the coding sequence ATGAAGCTGATCATTGCAGAAAAACCCAGTGTAGCGGCGGCCTATGCCGCCGCGCTGGATGTTAGGGAGCGAAAAGACGGATATATCGAAGGCGGCGGGTATCTTATCTCATGGTGCATCGGCCATCTGGTGGGACTTTCCGAGGCGGCGGCCTACGGCGAGCAGTACCGCAAGTGGAGCTATGACACGCTTCCCATCCTGCCAAAGGAATGGCAGTACACCGTAGCAAAGGATAAGGATAAGCGATTCAACATCCTGAAGGAGCTGATGCACCGCACAGATGTTTCCGAGGTAGTAAACGCCTGCGACGCCGGGCGCGAGGGCGAGCTGATCTTCCGCTTTGTCTATGAGATGGCAGGCTGCACAAGACCCATGAAGCGCCTCTGGCTCTCCTCCATGGAGGAGGACGCGATCCGTGAGGGTTTTTCCAACTTGAAAGACGGCGCGGACTATGAAGCCCTCTACGCCTCCGCCCTCTGCCGGGCAAAAGCGGACTGGATCATCGGGATCAACGCCACGCGCCTGTTCTCCTGCCTCTATCACCACACTTTGAACGTGGGACGGGTGCAGACCCCGACCTTAAAGATGCTGGTGGACCGGGACGCCGCGATCACGGGCTTTCAGAAAGAACCCTACTACCATGTGTGCCTTGCCCTGGACGGCGCGGAAGCCGTCAGCGAAAGGATCCGGGAAAAGGAAAAAGCGGAAGGACTGAAAACGGCCTGTGAGAGATCGCAGGCCGTCTGCACAACGCTCACCCGCGAGAAAAAGACCCTTGCCCCGCCAAAGCTCTTTGACCTGACGCTCCTGCAGCGGGAAGCGAACAAAATCTACGGCTACACCGCAAAGCAGACCCTTGATCTTGCGCAGGCACTCTATGAAAAGCGCCTCCTGACCTATCCCCGGACGGACAGCAATTACCTGACGGACGACATGGAAGGCACCGCGGCGGACATCATAGAGCTTGTCGGCGTGAAGCTGCCCTTTATGAGCGGCGCAGTATTTACCCCGGAGATCTCCCGGCTACTTGACAGCAAAAGAGTGTCCGACCACCACGCCATCATCCCCACCATGGCGCTTGCAAAGGCTGATCCCGGTGCGCTTTCGGAGAGCGAACGGAACATCCTGTTCCTTGTCGGCGCAAGGCTTTTGATGGCTGCCGCCGAGCCTCACGTTTACGAGGCTGTCACAGCGGTATTCTCCTGTGCCGGAGCCGAGTTTACGGCAAAGGGACGGGTAGTGCTTTCCGAGGGATGGAAAGGCATTGAGAAGCGCTTCCGGACTTCCCTTAAAAAGGTGCCGGACGCCGAGGACGACGAGGCAGTTTTGGAGCTGCCATCCTTTACTGAGGGGCAGAGCTTTGACGCCCCGCCTGTCAGGATCACGGAGCATGAGACGAAGCCGCCCAAACCTCATACGGAGGACACCCTGCTTTCCGCTATGGAGCGAGCCGGAAACGAGGAGACCGACGAGGACGCGGAGCGTCGGGGTCTGGGCACACCCGCCACCCGCGCCGCCATCATTGAAAAGCTGGTCGCCTCCGGCTTTGTCCAGAGAAAAGGCAGGCAGCTTATTCCCACTAAAAACGGCTATAACCTGATCGCTGTTCTCCCGGACACCCTGACAAGCGCCCATCTCACCGCGGAATGGGAAAACGCCCTGCTCCTGATCGCAAGGGGCAAGGCCGATCCGGATGCTTTTCTTTCCGGCATTGAGACGATGACGCGGGAGCTGATAAAAGCCCATCCTTTCCTTACAGGTGATGAGGCGAAACGCTTTCAGGGGGAACGAAAGGTGGTCGGCAAATGCCCGCGCTGCGGCGCGGATGTCTTTGAGGGCAGGAAAAACTACTATTGCGCCGATAAGGGCTGTGCCTTTGTCATGTGGAAGGATGACCGCTTCTTTTCGGATCGCAAGGTCATTTTTTCCGAGAAGATAGCCGCCGATCTTCTGAAAAGCGGCAGGGCAAAGGTGAAAAAGCTCTATTCTCCGAAAACCGGGAAAACCTACGACGGGACGGTGCTGCTGGCCGATATCGGCGGCAAGTACGTGAATTACAAAGTAGCCATTGAAAGGGACAGAGAACTTTCGTAG
- a CDS encoding relaxase/mobilization nuclease domain-containing protein: protein MAVTKIKPVKSTLSKALAYIQNPDKTDDKLLVSSFGCSYETADIEFAFTLSQALDKGNNVAHHLIQSFAPGEVDFETAHEIGRQLADAVTKGQHEYVLTTHIDKGHVHNHILFCAVNFVDHHKYISNRRSYYGIRNISDRLCREHGLSVVVPEKGRKGKSYIEYQAEKAGTSWKGKLKLAVDALIPQVSDLEELLARLQAAGYEIKRGKYISCRAPEQERFTRLKTLGPEYTEEAIKERIAGTRSRGAKAPKQDRGGVSLLIDIENSIKAQQSAGYEHWAKIHNLKQAARTMNFLTEHGIDQYRDLSARIEEITTASEQAASALKDAERRLSDMALLIKDLTTYQKTRPAYDAFRKARDKDGFRAAHESVIILHEAATRALRKAQIGDRLPDIASLQAEYAKLNEQKEALATEYGKRKKQAKEYGVIKKNVDSLLRMNRAQEREREPGRG, encoded by the coding sequence ATGGCGGTTACAAAGATCAAACCTGTTAAAAGCACGTTGAGCAAAGCCCTTGCTTATATCCAAAACCCGGACAAGACCGATGACAAGCTGCTGGTGTCCTCTTTCGGGTGCAGCTATGAGACAGCAGATATTGAATTTGCCTTTACGCTCTCACAGGCATTGGATAAGGGCAATAATGTAGCTCATCACCTGATCCAGTCCTTTGCGCCGGGTGAGGTGGATTTTGAGACAGCCCATGAGATCGGACGGCAGCTTGCGGATGCCGTCACAAAGGGACAGCATGAATACGTCCTTACGACGCATATCGACAAAGGCCATGTCCATAATCACATCCTTTTCTGCGCCGTCAATTTCGTGGATCACCATAAATATATTTCCAACCGGCGAAGCTACTACGGCATACGGAACATCAGCGACCGGCTGTGCCGCGAACACGGGCTTTCTGTCGTGGTGCCGGAAAAGGGCCGCAAAGGGAAAAGCTATATCGAATATCAGGCGGAAAAGGCAGGGACAAGCTGGAAAGGCAAGCTGAAACTTGCCGTGGACGCGCTCATTCCGCAGGTATCGGATCTTGAGGAATTGTTAGCCCGGCTGCAAGCGGCAGGCTACGAGATCAAGCGCGGCAAATACATTTCCTGCCGCGCACCGGAGCAGGAACGCTTTACCCGTCTGAAAACACTCGGTCCGGAATACACAGAGGAAGCCATCAAAGAACGGATCGCCGGAACACGGAGCCGCGGTGCAAAAGCTCCAAAGCAGGATCGCGGCGGTGTCTCTCTCCTGATCGACATCGAGAACAGCATCAAGGCGCAGCAATCGGCGGGCTATGAGCATTGGGCGAAGATCCACAACCTGAAACAGGCAGCCAGAACGATGAACTTCCTGACCGAGCATGGGATCGATCAGTACCGGGATCTGTCCGCCCGGATAGAGGAGATCACGACTGCCAGCGAACAGGCAGCAAGCGCCTTGAAGGACGCGGAACGCCGCTTATCCGACATGGCGTTGCTGATAAAGGACCTCACCACCTACCAAAAGACAAGACCGGCTTATGATGCTTTCCGCAAAGCGCGGGATAAAGACGGCTTCCGCGCGGCCCATGAGAGTGTGATCATCCTCCATGAGGCAGCAACGCGGGCACTGCGAAAGGCACAGATCGGCGACAGGCTCCCGGACATCGCCTCCCTGCAGGCAGAGTACGCAAAGCTCAATGAACAGAAAGAAGCGCTTGCCACGGAATACGGAAAGAGGAAAAAGCAGGCAAAGGAATACGGTGTGATCAAAAAGAACGTAGACAGTCTCCTGCGTATGAACAGAGCGCAGGAGAGGGAACGGGAACCCGGGCGCGGTTAG
- a CDS encoding transposon-transfer assisting family protein yields the protein MNTFTVEETNLLSIYKTDDRWEMLADMSAALPFMDGEMRAFTERTMKNLDALTEAEFAALCLEPAEDV from the coding sequence ATGAATACATTTACCGTTGAGGAGACCAATCTTTTAAGCATCTACAAGACAGACGACAGGTGGGAGATGCTTGCGGATATGTCTGCCGCGCTGCCCTTTATGGACGGGGAGATGCGGGCGTTCACGGAGCGCACCATGAAAAATCTGGACGCGCTGACAGAAGCGGAATTTGCCGCGCTCTGTCTGGAACCGGCGGAGGATGTATGA
- a CDS encoding PDDEXK nuclease domain-containing protein codes for MTKHTPVFEEIKDLLIKARQHVATQVNTELLYTYWNVGRIIVRNEQENQERAEYGKQLLKQLSKELTQEFGKGFSRANLYNMRLFYLSYPKIQTVSGKLSWSHYCELLIISDEQKRSFYEKETVNSGWSVRELKRQIATSLYERLLLSEGKANKETVLSLARNGIELSRPSDMIKDPYVFEFLGLPENKPMLESDLEKALTNQIEKFLLELGRGFMFVGTQQRITLNNTHYYVDMVFYNKNLRAYVLIELKATKLMPEAVGQLNMYLNYYAAEVNDEHDNPPIGIILCTDKENMAAEYALGGLSNNIFASRYVSYIPDKEQLIAQVEAVLKEWHEEKET; via the coding sequence TTGACGAAACACACGCCCGTCTTTGAGGAGATCAAGGATCTGCTAATAAAGGCACGCCAGCATGTTGCCACACAGGTCAACACCGAGCTTTTATACACGTATTGGAATGTGGGGCGGATCATTGTCCGCAATGAACAGGAAAATCAGGAACGCGCAGAGTATGGAAAGCAACTCTTAAAGCAGCTTTCCAAAGAGCTGACACAGGAGTTCGGCAAGGGATTTTCACGGGCGAATCTCTACAATATGCGTCTGTTCTATTTATCCTATCCAAAAATCCAGACGGTGTCTGGAAAATTGAGCTGGTCGCACTATTGCGAACTTCTGATCATTTCCGATGAACAGAAACGCAGCTTCTATGAAAAAGAAACGGTCAATTCCGGCTGGTCGGTGCGCGAATTGAAGCGGCAGATCGCGACCTCTCTTTATGAACGGCTTCTTCTCTCGGAGGGCAAAGCAAACAAGGAAACCGTACTTTCACTTGCCCGGAACGGGATCGAGCTGAGTCGCCCTTCGGACATGATCAAGGACCCGTATGTGTTTGAGTTCTTAGGGTTGCCGGAGAATAAGCCGATGCTGGAAAGCGATCTGGAAAAAGCTCTTACGAATCAGATCGAAAAATTTCTTTTGGAGCTTGGCCGTGGATTTATGTTCGTAGGAACACAGCAGCGCATCACCTTGAACAACACACATTATTACGTAGATATGGTTTTCTACAACAAGAATCTGCGCGCCTATGTCCTGATCGAATTAAAAGCGACGAAGCTGATGCCGGAGGCGGTCGGACAGCTCAATATGTATCTGAACTACTATGCCGCAGAGGTCAACGATGAGCACGATAATCCGCCGATTGGGATCATTCTCTGCACAGATAAAGAAAATATGGCAGCAGAATATGCTTTAGGCGGGCTTTCCAATAACATTTTCGCTTCTCGCTATGTATCCTATATTCCCGATAAAGAACAGTTGATCGCACAGGTCGAAGCAGTTTTGAAGGAATGGCACGAAGAAAAAGAAACATGA
- a CDS encoding DNA cytosine methyltransferase, whose amino-acid sequence MNRLTHFSLFTGIGGIDLAAEAAGFTTVCQCEWAAYPNTVLKKHWPMTPRFQDISTVTKEAFIEKTGRESVTLLSGGFPCQPFSAIGPKRGFADPRYLWPEMCRVIRELRPHWVLGENVAHFVHMGLDKTLADLGKAGYAAWTFVVPACAVGAWHERKRTFIVGADVSHAPCGRHRDTSAASPDRCFSDRNLPESKKERALDAVPFRGGLSPGKGRGREPTDQPGVGGMADGIPAGVDGSTLWITEPVDIPRLTEDRKDRAKRMKALGNAVVPAQVYPILRYIADIELGRCEDHCMFLRKAGDPIE is encoded by the coding sequence GTGAACCGATTGACCCATTTCAGCCTGTTTACCGGGATCGGCGGGATCGACCTTGCGGCGGAAGCCGCGGGCTTTACGACCGTGTGTCAATGCGAATGGGCCGCTTATCCGAATACGGTCCTGAAAAAGCATTGGCCGATGACGCCCCGGTTTCAGGACATTTCCACAGTAACAAAGGAGGCTTTTATTGAAAAGACAGGACGAGAGAGTGTTACGCTCCTTTCCGGGGGCTTTCCCTGTCAGCCCTTTTCCGCCATCGGCCCGAAACGGGGCTTTGCGGACCCCCGCTATCTCTGGCCGGAAATGTGCAGAGTTATCCGGGAACTGCGTCCCCATTGGGTGCTTGGCGAAAATGTTGCTCACTTCGTCCATATGGGACTCGACAAAACGCTCGCTGACCTGGGAAAGGCGGGATACGCTGCTTGGACATTCGTTGTTCCTGCTTGTGCCGTCGGCGCGTGGCATGAACGGAAGCGAACTTTTATCGTGGGGGCTGATGTTTCCCACGCCCCTTGCGGCCGACACCGGGACACGTCCGCAGCATCCCCGGATCGTTGTTTCTCCGACAGGAACTTACCGGAAAGCAAAAAGGAGCGGGCACTGGACGCCGTGCCTTTCCGAGGTGGTCTATCACCTGGAAAAGGACGCGGACGAGAGCCTACGGATCAACCCGGAGTGGGTGGAATGGCTGATGGGATTCCCGCCGGGGTGGACGGAAGCACCCTCTGGATCACAGAGCCGGTAGACATCCCGCGTCTTACGGAAGATCGAAAAGACCGGGCAAAACGAATGAAAGCACTCGGAAACGCTGTTGTGCCCGCACAGGTCTACCCGATCCTGCGGTATATCGCGGACATTGAACTTGGGAGGTGTGAAGACCATTGTATGTTTTTAAGAAAGGCAGGTGATCCCATTGAGTGA
- a CDS encoding cysteine-rich VLP domain-containing protein, with the protein MTGIIRLTPRQSRRVNALVKRECCNCEGGNCLLLDDRDPCVCPQLISYSLLCKWFRTAVLPLDQVLYAELHHRKDMRRCAACGTSFVPGSNRAKYCPDCRNRIIRRQSAERMRKRRSPVTL; encoded by the coding sequence ATGACCGGGATCATACGGCTGACGCCCCGGCAGAGCCGCCGCGTCAACGCCCTTGTGAAGCGGGAGTGCTGCAACTGCGAGGGCGGAAACTGCCTACTGCTGGACGATAGAGATCCTTGCGTATGCCCGCAGCTTATTTCCTATTCGCTTCTCTGCAAGTGGTTCCGAACGGCTGTCCTGCCGCTGGATCAGGTGTTATACGCCGAGCTTCATCACAGAAAGGATATGCGCCGGTGCGCCGCTTGCGGGACGTCCTTCGTTCCCGGCTCCAACCGGGCAAAATACTGCCCGGATTGCCGGAATCGGATCATACGCAGACAAAGTGCCGAGCGCATGAGGAAACGACGCTCCCCTGTTACGCTTTAG